GCCGATTCTGCCCCGACCCCGGCGGAAAATGGGAGGCGGTGGCGCGGCCCCGGCCGTAGCGTGCGGGCCCATGACTGTCATCGTCCGTGACGTACGGCCCGAGGACGCCGAGGGCTTCGCCCGCGTCCGGCGCGCGGCCGTCCCGTTCATGCTGGCCACCGCCGAGCAGGTGGCGTTCGACTGGGCGCACGCCCATCCCGAGGCCCACTCCCGGCCGCTCGTCGCCGTGACGGAGGACGGGGAGGTGATCGGTACGGCCCAGGTGGGCCTCGCCCACGACGCCCCGAGACCCGGGGTCGGCTACCTCAACGTGTACGTGCACCCGGACCACCAGGGGCTCGGCGCGGGGACGCTGCTGGTGCGCACGGCCGAGGAGCACCTGGCCGAGCGGGGCGCGACGGTGCTGTACGGCTGGGCCATGGACGAGCCGTCGAACCGTGCCTACGCCGAGCGGCGCGGCTACACGGCGAGCCGTACCGCGCACTTCCTGCGGCTCGACCTGACGGCGGGGCTGCCGCCGCTCCAGGCGCCGCCGCCCGGTGTCGCGCTGCTGACCGCCGAGGAGTTCGCGGCCGACCCGCGGCCGCTCTTCGAGCTGGACGCGGTGACCACCGCCGACGAGCCGGGGGACGTGGGGGCGGAGCTGGACGACTACGCCCACTGGCTGGACACCACCTGGAACCATCCCCTGTTCGACCGGGCGCTGACGATGGTGGCGGTGGTGGACGGGGAGCCGGCGGCGTTCAGCGCGGCACGGACCGACGGCCTCGGCCGGTACGCGACGGGGATGACGGGGACGGCCCCGGCCTTCCGCGGCCGCGGGCTCGCCAAGCTCGCCAAGAACGCGTCGCTGCACCGGGCGCGGGCGGCCGGCTGCACGGAGGCGTTCACCGGGAACGACGCGGGGAACGGGCCGATGCTGGCGATCAACGAGTGGTTCGGGTACGCGATCGGGGCGACGGAGGTGCGGTATGTCCGGGCGCTCGGTTGAGGTGGCGCTGTGGAAGGCGGGGCGGCTGAAGATCCGCTATCCCGCCGAGGTGCTGGTGGAGACGGCGACGCGGCGCTCGGTGCGGGCGCCGTGGGCGGCGGAGGGGGTGCGGGACTTCGGCTTCGTGCGCTTCGAGCCGGGTGACGTCTTCGTCGAGCACTACTGGTCCGACCGCTGGTTCACCGTGAAGGAGGTGTGGTCGGCGGAGGGCGTGCTCAAGGGCTGGTACTGCGACATCACCCGGCCGGCCGAGTTCGGGGCGGCCGGGGTGACGGTCGAGGACCTGGACCTGGACCTGTGGGTGTCGGCGGACGGCAGCGAGGTGCTCCGGCTCGACGAGGACGAGTTCGCGGCGAGCGGTCTGGCCGTCTCCGATCCGGAGGCGGCCGAGCGGGCCGTGGCCGCCCTCGACGAGCTGGAACGACTGGGCCGCCGGGGCCTGGTGGCCCTTCTGGACGGCTAGGCCGTCTCTTCCGGATCATGCCGGGCTCGCGGCGTCTGGCACGCACGCTCGCGGCGTTGTCGTCGGTCGCCGACGCTCCGCGTCGACTCCCTCCTCCGCCTTGCGAGCGCACGCACCAGACGCCGCTCCCTGATCCGGCCTGATCCGAAAGAAACGGCCTAGTTCAGGGTGACGCCGGCGTCCTTCACGGCGAGGAAGCCGGGGGTGGGGAGGCCGAGGTCGCCCTGGGGGGTGAGCTGCATCAGGGTGGCCTCGACGCGGGCCTCGCCCGGCTGGTAGGCGGGGTCCTTCACCACCGCGCTGTTGGTCCAGGTGCGGAGCAGGCCGTCGCAGACGGCGCGGGTGCCGCCGATGCCGACGGAACGGTCCTGCTGGCGGAGGGTGGAGCTGACGAAGACCGGGCCGGCGCTGTCGTCGAGGCAGCGGTAGGTGCCGGAGAGGGTGACCGAGCCGTCGGCGCCGAGGAGTCCGGCCGAGTCGACCGTGAGGAAGTCCGCGTGGCGCGCGGCCGGGTCGGCCGTGCGGCCGTCCGCCCCTCCCGCGTGGGCGAGGGGGGCGGCGGCCGCGGCGAGGAGCGCGGTGGCGGCGAGGGCGAGTCGGACGCGCATGGGTGTCCCTTCGGGGGTGGGGGGAGACTTCGCCCGCCAGGGATACCGGATCCGGTCGCCCGTTGTCCGAAACTCACTCCTTCATCGGCGCGTTGAACGGGACGGCACCCCGATCGTCGTACCGTCGTACGCCTCCGGCCGGTCAGGCGGCGGTACGGCGGCGGGTCACCGCCTTCCGCAGCAGCGGCCACCCCAGCAGGAGCAGCACGACCGCGTAGACGGTCACCGAGAACGGGGTGTTCACCAGGCCGGTGACGGAGCCGTCGCTGATCTGGAGGGCGCGGCGGAGCTGCTGTTCGGCGGCCGGGCCGAGGATGACGCCGATGACCGCGGGCAGCACCGGCAGGCCGTAGCGGCGCATGCCGAGGCCGAGGAGGCCGACCACCAGGAGGACGACCAGGTCGAGGGCCTCGCCGCCGACCGCGTACGCGCCGACGGCGGCGAAGAACAGGATGCCGGCGTAGAGGTACGGGCGCGGGATGCGCAGCAGCTTCGCCCAGACGGGCGCGAGCGGCAGGTTGAGCGCGAGCAGCAGGACCATGCCCACGAAGAGCGAGGCGATCAGGCCCCACACCAGCTCGGGCTCCCGCTCGAAGAGCAGCGGGCCCGGCTGGATGCCGTACTGCTGGAAGGCGGCGAGCATCACCGCGGCGACCGCGGTCGTCGGCAGTCCGAGCGTCAGCATGGAGACGAGGGTGCCGGCGGCGGAGGCGGAGGCGGCCGACTCGGGTCCGGCGACGCCCTCGATGGCGCCCTTGCCGAACTGGTCCTTGTGCCGCGAGAGCCGCTTCTCCGTGACGTACGACAGGAAGGTCGGGATCTCGGCGCCGCCGGCCGGGATCGCGCCGAACGGGAAGCCGATGAACGGGCCGCGCAGCCACGGCTTCCAGGTGCGCCTCACGTCCTCCCGGCCCAGCCACGGGCGGCCCACCGGGACGGGCCGGCCGGCCGTGCGGCGCAGGTGGGCGGCGACCCACAGGGCCTCGCCGATGGCGAACAGGCCGACCGCGACGATGACGACGTCGATGCCGTCGGCGAGCTGGAGCGAGCCGAAGGTGAGCCGCTGCTGGCCGGTGAGCTGGTCGAGGCCGACCAGGCCGAGGGTGAGGCCGATGAGCAGGGAGGCGATCCCGCGGATCCGGGAGGAGCCGAGGACCGAGGTCACCGCGATGAAGGCGAGGACCATCAGGGCGAAGTAGTCGGGCGCGCCGATGCCGACGGCGAGGGCGGCGATCGCCGGGGCGAGCGCGACCAGCAGGATCGTGCCGATCATGCCGCCGGTGAAGTGGCCGATCGCGGCGGCGGCGAGCGCCTGCGCGCCACGCCCCGCCTTGGCCATCGGATGGCCTTCCATGGCGGCGACGACGGCCGCGCTCTCACCCGGGGTGTTCAGCAGGATCGAGGTGGTGGAGCCGCCGAACATGGCGCCGTAGTAGATGCCGGCGAACATGATGAACGCGCCGGTCGGTTCGAGGCCGTAGGTCACCGGGAGCAGCAGGGCGACGGCCATGGCGGGGCCGATGCCGGGCAGCACGCCGATCGCGGTGCCGAGGAGCACGCCGACGGCGGCCCACAGCAGGTTGACGGGGGTGAGGGCGGTCCCGAAGCCGTCCATCAGGGAGGTCAGGGATTCCATGGGTCAGAGCACTCCCATCAGCGGCCCGCCGGGCAGCGGGACGCCCAGCAGGCGGTCGAAGACGCCGTAGGTGAGGAGGGAGAGGACGGCCGCGATCAGCGGGTCCCGGGCGGGGTGGCGGCTGCCGAGGGCGTAGGCCGCGCCCCAGAAGAGGAGGGCGCCGGAGACCGGGAAGCCCAGCGGGCCGATGAGGACGGCGAAGCCGAGGAAGACGCCGGTGAGCAGCAGGACGGTGCGCCAGTCGGCGGGGGCGTCGAGGTCGATGTCCTCGCCGCCCTCGGCCTCGCCGCGGCCGCCGTGGAGCACGTCGAGGGCGAGCAGGACGGCGACGACGAGGAGGCCGCAGCCGACGACGAGGGGGACGGTGGCGGGGCCGACGGGACCGCGGGCGGTGACGTCGACGTCGAGGGTGAGGGCGTCGGTGAGGACGAGGACGCCGAGGAGGAGCAGGAGGGCGCTGACGCCGAGCTCGGAGCGGTCGCGCAGCCGGGAGGGCTTGGGGGTGGTCACAGTCCGAGCTCCTTCAGCACCGTGTCGACGCGGGTGTTCTGCGCGGTCAGGAAGGCGCCGAACTCCTCGCCGGGCAGGAAGGCGTCGGTCCAGCCGTGGGTCTTCAGGGACTCGCGCCACTGGGGCGAGTCGTGCAGCTTCGTGACGAGGGTGACGAGCCGGTCCCGCTCGGCGTCGGTGAGCCCGGGCGGGGCGACGATGCCGCGCCAGTTGGTGAACTCGGTGTCGAGGCCGGCCTCGCGGAGGGTGGGGGCGTCGAGGCCGGGGACCCGCTCGGCGCCGGTGACGGCGAGCAGCCGCAGTTCGCCGGCCTTGATCTGGTCGAGGTACTCGCCGACGCCGGAGACGCCGAAGGCGACCTTGGAGCCGAGGATGGAGGCGAGGAGTTCGCCGCCGCCGTCGAAGGGGATGTAGTTGACGTCCTTGGGCGGGATGCCGGCGGCCTGGGCCATCAGCATCGGCGCGAGGTGGTCGGGGCCGCCGGGCGAGGAGCCGCCGCCGACGGGCAGCTTCCCGGGGTCCTTCCGCCAGTCCGCGAGCAGCTCCTGGAGGGTGGTGTACGGGGAGTCCTTGGAGACCACGACGATGTCCTGCTCCTCGGTGAGCCGGGCGATCGGGGTGGTGTCGGCGAGGGTGCGGGGGGTCTTGTTGGTGTGGACGGCGCCGACGACGCCGAGCCCCATCGACATGGCGATGCGGCCGTCGCCGCGCTCGCCGACGAGCCGGGTGAGGCCGACGGTGCCGCCCGCGCCGGGCAGGTTGAAGACCTCGATGTCGCCGGTGAGGCCGGCTTCCTCGGCGTTCTTCGCCGCCGTGCGGGCGGTGATGTCGTAGCCGCCGCCGGGCGTGTTGGGGACCATGAACCGCAGGCCGGGTATGTCGGTGCCGGTGCCGGAGCCGCTGCCGGGGGTGAGCAGCGGTGGCCCCACGAGCACCAGCAGCGCCGCCCCGAGCAGGGCGAAGGGGGTGCGAAGACGCACGAGGCCGCCTCTCGGTGGTTGGGGGTGGGTTCCCGGGCGGGGCCCGGGACGGGTGAAGTGGCCCACATGTTGCCCGCGCGTGAGGAAGCTGTCGCGCTTCCGCAACCAACGGACGTTGTGGTCCTTGTGGTCGCGACCTACCGTGTCCGGCGTGACGAAGGTGCTGGTGGTCGACGACGACTTCATGGTGGCCAAGCTGCACAGCCGCTATGTGTCGGCCGTGCCGGGCTTCTCCGTCGTCGGTGTCGCGCACAGCGGCGCGGAGGCGCTGCGCGCCGCGCACCGGCTCCGTCCCGACCTGCTGCTGCTCGACATCTTCCTGCCGGACATGGACGGCATCGGGGTGCTGCGCGAGCTGCGGGGGGCCGGTCTGGCGGCGGACGCGCTCTTCATCACGGCGGCCCGGGACGCGGGCATGGTCCGGGCGGCGCTGCGGGCCGGCGCCCTGCACTACCTGATCAAGCCCTTCAACCAGGCGGCGCTGCACGAGCAGCTGCGGCACGTGGCCGCGCTGCGCAGCCGGCTGGACGGTCTGGACGAGGCGCGGCAGGAGGACGTGGACCAGATCTTCGGCACCCGTCCGCGCGGCTCCCGCGAGCTGCCCAAGGGGCTGGCGGCGCACACGGCGGAGCTGGTGGAGGGCATCCTGCGCGCCCATCCCGAGGGTCTGTCGGCGACGGAGTGCGCGGAGGCGGGCTCGCTCTCCCGGGTCAGCGCCCGGCGCTATCTGGAGCACTTCGCGGCCACGGGCCGCGCCGAGGTGACCCTCCGCTACGGGGGCACGGGCCGGCCGGAGCGGCGGTACCGGCCGGCGGGGTGAGCGGGACCTCACCGGGCCCTGGGCGGGGTTCCTGAGGTGGTTCTTTCGTACGCCTTAAAGCGGTCCTAAGAATCGCCGTTCCCCGCTGTTCCGGGGCGAGTCCGGCGGTTGCGGGGGCTAGCGTGCGGAGCACCCCCCACACCACCCTCGTCCCAGGAGTGTCCCCCCATGACGTCTCGTCGTACGGCCGCGGTCGCCGGCACCGTTCTGGTCCTCGCCGGGTTCTCCGGCGCGCCCGCCTTCGCGCACGGTTCGATGACGGACCCGGTGAGCCGGGTCGCGGCCTGTTACGCGGAGGGGCCCGAGTCGCCGGATTCGGCGGCGTGCCGGGCGGCGGTGGCGGCGAGCGGGCCGCAGGCGTTCTACGACTGGAACGCGGTGAACATCGCGGACGCGGCCGGCCGGCACCGGGAGCTGATCCCGGACGGGAAGCTGTGCAGCGCGGGCAACGACAAGTACCGGGGCCTGGACCTGGCCCGGGCGGACTGGCCGGCCTCGCCGCTGGCACCCGGGAAGCACACCTTCCGCTACAAGGGGACGGCGCCGCACAAGGGCACGTTCGCGCTGTACGTGACGAAGGACGGCTACGACCCGTCCGCGCCGCTGACGTGGTCGGACCTGGAGGAGCGGCCGTTCCTGACGGTGACCGACCCGGGGATGTCGGGCGGCGACTACGTCTTCGAGGGGACGGTGCCGGAGAAGTCGGGCCGCCACCTGATCTACTCGATCTGGCAGCGGTCCGACTCCCCCGAGGCGTTCTACACCTGCTCCGACGTGGTCTTCGGCGGGGAGGGCGGGACGGGCGGCGGTGCCGCGCCGTCCGCGTCCGCGCCGACGGACACGCAGGTCGAGGAGGGCGCGGAGGAGTCCTCGGTCGAGCACGGCGGGCACGGGGACCACGACGCGTCGACCGGCGCGGGGGCCACCGCGGCGGCGCCCGAGCCGACCGCGGAGACGGCCCCGTCCGCCGAGCCGGCCACGGCGGCGGCGGAGCCCGCCGCCGCGACGCCGTCGGTGACCGCGTCCGCCGCCCCGGTCCCGGCCCCCGCCCCCGCCGGGGGGTCGGTGGAGCTGGCCGAGACCGGCGGGTCCTCCGTCACCCCGTACCTCGCGCTCGGCGGTGCCGGTGTGCTGGCGGCCGGCGCGGCGGTGCTGTTCCGCGTGACCCGGCGGCGTACCCGCTAGGGAGGATCGGGTCAGCCGATCACCGACAGGCAGGTGGTCGGGGTGGCGTGGGCCGGGTCGAGGGCGTTGGCCACCTCGTGGAAGGCGATCCGGTCCACCGTGCCGACGGTCACGTGCTCGGAGAGGTCGAGGGCGCACTTGTCCTGGAGGAGGACGTTGGTGACGTTCGGCCCCGAGAGGAACTGCGAGCGGTACGGGGTGACGACCTCGTCGTACTGGGTCGCGATGACGTGGTAGCGGACGCCGGGCACGGTGTCGCCGCCCTCGTTGAGCCGGGTGAGGAAGGCCGAGCCGGCGATCTGGTCGGTGAGGCCCGGGGTGTTCGCCGTGATGAGGTCCTCGGCGCCGGGGAAGTACGGCAGGAGCCTGGTGAGGCCGAGCAGGGTGGTGCCGTGGTTGTCGGGGGCGATGCCGACGAGCGCGTTCACCTTCTCGGCCCCGCCGAGGAACTTGAGGTACCAGCGGGGCATCATGCCGCCCTGCGAGTGGCCGACGAGGTCGGCCTCGGGGGCGCCGGTGGCGGCGAGGACCCGGTCGACGAAGGCGTCGAGCTGCCCGGCGGACCGCTCGATGGGGCCGAGGCCGTGGAAGAAGGGCACGTTCGGCAGCTGCCCGTAGTCGAGCGAGTAGACGCAGTAGCCCCGGTTGACCAGGTAGGGGGCGAGGGCCAGCCAGTTGTCGATCGAGTTGCCGAGGGTTCCGTGGACGAGGACGACCGGGCGCGGGTGGGCGGCGGAGGGCTTGCAGTTCCAGTCGTTCCAGCCGCGGCTGGGCTCGGCGGCCTGGGCGGCGGCGGTGGGGGCGAGCACGGCGGCGACCGTCAGGAGCAGGACGGACAGCGCTCTGGTGAGGTGTTTCCAGGGCAGCATCGGGCGATCTCCTTGCGGCTCAAGGGAGGTGGGGGTGGGGGTGCCCTGCGGTCCGGACCACAAGTGGGGATGCTCTTCAGCCAAGTTACGCACGGGTGTTACCCGCTGGGAAGTTACGCGTCGGTAAAAACTGGCGTGTCGTCAGCGGCCTTCCGCACGAGGGGCGTTCAGGCCGCCAGGGAGCCCGGCAGGATCGCCCGCGGCCCGAACTTCGCGCGCGCCCGGTCGGCCACCGCCTCGATCCGCCGGGCCTTCTCGTCCGCCGGGTCGAAGGTGAGCTGGTGCGCGGCCCGTTCGGCGGGTCCCAGGCCCTCGGCGCGCAGCGCGAGGCCCCGCACCCGGGCCCGCTGGAGGCCGAGGGAGTCGTGGAGCGCGTACGCGAGGGCGGTGAGCGCCGTGCCGTGGGCGGTCGGTTCGGGCAGGGTGCGGCTCCGGCTGGTGGTGCTCCGGTCGGCGTACCGCACGGTGAGCGCGAGGGACCGGCAGACCTGGGAGCCGGTCCGCAGCCGGGTGCCCAGTTCGGTGGCGAGCGAGAGCAGGGCGCGGCGCTGTGCGGCGCGGTCGAGTTCGTCGTACGGGAAGGAGCGCTCGGCGGCCAGCGACCGGGCGGCGGCGTTCGGGACGACGGGGGTGCGGTCGATGCCCTGGGCCCGTTCCCACAGGTCGCGGCCGGCCTTGGCGCCGACGAGCCGCTGGAGCACGGCGAGCGGGGCGTCGGCGACCCGGCCCACGGAGTCGAGCCCGTAGCCGCAGAGGGTGCGGGCGGTGGTGCGGCCGACGCCGTCGAGCGCGACGACGGGGCGGTCGCGCAGGAAGGCCGCCGGGTCGTCGACGGTCAGGGTGAGGCCGGGGCGGGCCTCGCGGGCGGCCATCCGGGCCAGCATCGGGTTGGGCCCGGCGCCGATGACGCAGTCGGCGCCGTACAGGGCGAGGGCCCGGACGCGGATCACGGCGGCGAGTTCGGCGGGGGTGCGGCCGAAGTAGCGCAGCGCGCCGCGCACGTCGGCGAGCGCCTCGTGCGGCGGGGCGGCCTCCACGACGGGGGTGAACTCGCCGAGCAGGTCGACCAGTCGGGGGAAGAGCGGTTCCGGCGTCTCCGGGCGGAACCGTACGCAGAGGATCATCCGGCGCTCCCCGGGCTGCTGTGCCAGAGCTTCCGCGCCGGGGTGGCGGCGCCCTCCCCGGCGGGCTTGAGGTCGGCCCAGGGGTTCATCTCGTAGCCGGTCCCCATCCGGATGCGGCGGCCGCTGTCGGTGCTCTCCGCGGGGACGGCCGCGTCCTCCGCGAGCCGCTCCCCCACCGCGTCCAGGCCGCCGGCGGCCCGCAGTTCGGCGAGGTCGGCGAGGTTCCAGGCGGCGGAGCCGACGACGCTGACGCTGCGCGGGCCGCGCCGCTGCACCACGCCCCTGACCAGGAGCAGCCAGGAGTGGAAGACGGTGTGGGCGCAGCGCTCGTGGGCGTCGTCGAAGAAGGCGAGGTCGACCAGGCCGGTGCCGTCGTCGAGGGTGGTGAAGATGACGCGCTTCCCGGAGCGGATCGGCGGGGTCTGGGTGGCGGCCTTGGCGCCCGCGACCAGGACGGTCTGGCCGTGGACGGCGGAGCGCAGCCGCTCGGCGGAGACGGCGCCGAGTTCGCGGAGGAAGGCGTGGTGGTCGCCCATGAGGTGGCGGGAGGCGTCCATGCCGAGGACGCCGAGTTCGGCGCTGAGGCGCTCCGACTCGTCGAGGTCCGGCAGGCCGATGGGCGCGGTCTTGCGGCCCTGGGCGAGCGGGAGCTGTCCGCCGTAGGAGGCGGCGCCGCGCTGGGTGCGGTGGAGTTCGGTGAGGTGCAGGAGGAGGTCGCGGCGGTTGGCGCCGAAGGCGTCGAGGGCGCCGACCTGGGCGAGGCGTTCGGCGACGGGTTTGCCGGGGCGGGCCCGTTCCCAGAAGTCGAGGAGGGAGGCGTAGGGCTGCCCGGCCTCGATGCGGGCGGACTCGGCCTCGCTGATGCCGTGGACGTCGGTGAGGCCGAGGCGGAGCCCCCACACCGGAGGCTCATCGGACACCAGTTCGATACGGTGGGCGACCGCCGACCGGTTCACGTCCAGCGGCAGCACCGGCACCCCGCGCCGCCGGGCGTCGGCGAGCAGCAGCCGCTTGGGGTACATGCCGGGGTCGTGGGTGAGCAGCCCGGCGTAGAAGGCGGCCGGGTGGTGGGCCTTGAGCCAGGCCGACTGGTAGGTGGGCACGGCGAAGGCCACCGCGTGCGCCTTGCAGAAGCCGTACGAGCCGAACGCCTCGACGATCTCCCAGGTGCGGGCGACGACCTCGTCGGCGTACCCCCGGCGCCTGGCCAGCTCGGCGAACCACGCCCTGATCCGGCCCTGCGACTCGGGGTGCGAGAGCCCGCGCCGCACCTGGTCGGCCTCGGCCCGGTCGCAGCCGGTCATGATCCGGACGATCTCGATGATCTGCTCGTGGAAGACGACCACGCCGTACGTCTCCTTCAGGGACTCCTCCAGGTCGGGGTGGGGGTAGTGGACGGGGGCGCGGCCGTGCCGGGCCTCGATGAAGGGGCGGACCATGTCGGCGGCGACCGGGCCCGGGCGGAAGAGCGAGATGTCGACGACGAGGTCGTGGAAGGTCGCGGGCTGGAGCCGGCCGACCAGGTCGCGCTGACCCGGGGACTCGATCTGGAAGCAGCCGAGGGTCTCGGTGGAGCGGATCAGCGCGTACGTGTCGGGGTCGCCCTCCGGGACCGCGTCGATGTCGGGCCGGGTGCCGGTGGCCCGTTCGACCTCCGCGACGGCGTGGGCCATCGCGGACTGCATCCGCACGCCGAGCACGTCGAGCTTGAGCAGTCCGAGCTCCTCCACGTCGTCCTTGTCGAACTGGGACATGGGGAAGCCCTCGCCGCTGGTGGGCATCACGGGGGTGCGGGTGAGCAGCGAGGCGTCCGAGAGGAGCACGCCGCAGGGGTGCATGGCGATGCCGCGCGGGAGCGCGTCGAGCGCTTCGACCAGTTCCCAGAGGCGGCCGAACCTCTCGCGTTCGCCGGCGAGTTCGCGCAGTTCGGGGAGTTCGTCGAGGGCAGCGAGGGCGTCCCGGGCGCGGATGTGCGGGAACGCCTTGGCGATCCGGTCGGTCTCGGCCGGGTCCAGGGAGAGGGCGGCGCCGACGTCCCGGACGGCGTGGCGGACCCGGTAGGTCTCGGGCATGGAGACGGTGGCGACCCGTTCGGCGCCGAAGCGGCCGATGATCGCCCGGTAGACCTCCAGGCGGCGGGCGGACTCGACGTCGATGTCGATGTCGGGCAGGGCGGTGCGGCGCTTGGAGAGGAAGCGCTCCATGAGCAGGCCGTGCTCGACGGGGTCGGCGTGGGCGATGCCGAGGAGGTGGTTGACGAGGGAGCCGGCGCCGGAGCCGCGGGCGGCCACCCGGATCCCCATCCCCTTCACGTCGTCGACGACCTGGGCGACCGTCAGGAAGTAGGTGGCGAAGCCGTGGTGGGCGATGATGTCGAGCTCGCGGTGCATCCGGTCCCAGTAGGCGCCCCGCCGCTCGTACCCCTTGAGGACCATGCCGGCGGCGGCCCGGGAGGCGAGGACGCGCTGGGCGGTGCGGTGCGCGGCGCCGACGAGGCGCGGCTCGGGGAAGTGGGCGGAGCCGATGCCGAGGTCGTCCTCGGGGTCGACCAGGCACGCGGCGGCGGTCTCGGCGGTCCGGTCGAGCAGCCGGCGGGCGGCGTCGGGGCGGAAGCCGGCGGCCTCGACGATCCGCTCGGCGGCGGCGGTCATCGCGGCGGCGTCCTTGAGCCATGCCTCGCCGCTGTCGAGGCCCTTGCGGGGGTCGATCGGGACGAGCCGGCGGGCGGCGTCGAGGACGTCGGCGACCGGGCCCTGGCCGGGGTCGGCGTAGCGGACGGCGTTGGTGAGGACGGGCGGCACGCCCTGTTCGGCGGCGAAGCCGACGGTCCGGGCGGCGAGCCGCAGGGAGCCGGGGCCGGTGCCGGGGCGCCCGTGG
The Streptomyces roseofulvus genome window above contains:
- a CDS encoding DNA polymerase III subunit alpha, giving the protein MTGFTHLHTASGHSLRYGASHPADLAARAAERGMDALALTDRDGLGGAVRFAKACEKQGVRPLFGVDLAHEPLAAPAGPADGPTSARRVPVRGGAFVDESAPRAVFLARSRAGWASLCALVTAAHARAGEGRPVLPASADPGTGLFVLLGPDSDVGRALAAGRPDRAARLLAPWRERYGDALRLAAVDHGRPGTGPGSLRLAARTVGFAAEQGVPPVLTNAVRYADPGQGPVADVLDAARRLVPIDPRKGLDSGEAWLKDAAAMTAAAERIVEAAGFRPDAARRLLDRTAETAAACLVDPEDDLGIGSAHFPEPRLVGAAHRTAQRVLASRAAAGMVLKGYERRGAYWDRMHRELDIIAHHGFATYFLTVAQVVDDVKGMGIRVAARGSGAGSLVNHLLGIAHADPVEHGLLMERFLSKRRTALPDIDIDVESARRLEVYRAIIGRFGAERVATVSMPETYRVRHAVRDVGAALSLDPAETDRIAKAFPHIRARDALAALDELPELRELAGERERFGRLWELVEALDALPRGIAMHPCGVLLSDASLLTRTPVMPTSGEGFPMSQFDKDDVEELGLLKLDVLGVRMQSAMAHAVAEVERATGTRPDIDAVPEGDPDTYALIRSTETLGCFQIESPGQRDLVGRLQPATFHDLVVDISLFRPGPVAADMVRPFIEARHGRAPVHYPHPDLEESLKETYGVVVFHEQIIEIVRIMTGCDRAEADQVRRGLSHPESQGRIRAWFAELARRRGYADEVVARTWEIVEAFGSYGFCKAHAVAFAVPTYQSAWLKAHHPAAFYAGLLTHDPGMYPKRLLLADARRRGVPVLPLDVNRSAVAHRIELVSDEPPVWGLRLGLTDVHGISEAESARIEAGQPYASLLDFWERARPGKPVAERLAQVGALDAFGANRRDLLLHLTELHRTQRGAASYGGQLPLAQGRKTAPIGLPDLDESERLSAELGVLGMDASRHLMGDHHAFLRELGAVSAERLRSAVHGQTVLVAGAKAATQTPPIRSGKRVIFTTLDDGTGLVDLAFFDDAHERCAHTVFHSWLLLVRGVVQRRGPRSVSVVGSAAWNLADLAELRAAGGLDAVGERLAEDAAVPAESTDSGRRIRMGTGYEMNPWADLKPAGEGAATPARKLWHSSPGSAG